In Candidatus Neomarinimicrobiota bacterium, the following are encoded in one genomic region:
- the pgsA gene encoding CDP-diacylglycerol--glycerol-3-phosphate 3-phosphatidyltransferase, which produces MLPNILTIGRILLTPLFILCLFYEAPWSKVSALGIFIFASVTDAFDGHIARKRNLVTKTGEFLDPLADKILVVSAFLSFALLDKIPFWMVGLIVFRDLFVTGLRMLFLNNGISLVTSKIAKAKTGAQITAIIFVLIYLSLKTLSFVDASQLIVFIDSFNLIWIIVFSATIFTVYTGLHYLYINRASIEAFIEHSSDGA; this is translated from the coding sequence ATGCTTCCAAATATTCTGACCATTGGTCGTATTCTCCTGACGCCGCTTTTCATCCTCTGTCTTTTTTATGAGGCGCCGTGGTCAAAGGTGAGCGCGCTGGGGATCTTTATTTTCGCTTCCGTAACGGACGCCTTTGATGGTCACATTGCTCGGAAACGTAACCTTGTGACCAAAACCGGAGAGTTCCTGGATCCACTTGCTGACAAGATTCTTGTTGTTTCAGCTTTCCTGTCGTTTGCTCTACTAGACAAGATTCCATTCTGGATGGTAGGGCTAATTGTTTTCAGGGACCTGTTTGTGACTGGACTGCGAATGCTCTTTCTTAACAATGGCATCAGCCTTGTTACCAGTAAGATTGCGAAGGCAAAAACAGGCGCTCAGATAACGGCTATTATTTTTGTGCTTATCTATCTGTCCTTAAAGACTCTTTCGTTTGTTGACGCATCACAGCTTATCGTATTTATCGACAGCTTCAATCTCATTTGGATCATTGTTTTCTCAGCGACTATCTTTACGGTCTACACCGGCCTGCATTATTTATATATCAACCGCGCATCTATTGAAGCCTTTATCGAGCATTCCAGCGACGGTGCGTGA
- a CDS encoding YbaB/EbfC family nucleoid-associated protein, whose translation MFTKGNFQNIMNQAKSVQEKLESTQAELEKLEVKGQAGGGMVVAKVNGKSELLSLNIDPEILNDDVEMVEDLIVAAVNQALRKSSEESQKRMSGISGSMLGALGELKIPGS comes from the coding sequence ATGTTTACAAAAGGCAATTTTCAGAATATTATGAACCAGGCCAAAAGTGTCCAGGAGAAACTTGAATCCACTCAGGCTGAACTGGAAAAACTGGAAGTAAAAGGTCAGGCGGGTGGAGGAATGGTCGTTGCGAAGGTTAATGGTAAGTCGGAACTTCTATCATTAAACATCGATCCTGAAATCCTCAACGATGATGTGGAGATGGTGGAGGATCTCATCGTGGCAGCTGTGAATCAGGCCTTGAGAAAATCGAGCGAGGAATCTCAGAAGCGTATGTCCGGAATCTCGGGCAGCATGCTGGGTGCACTGGGTGAACTCAAAATTCCTGGCAGCTAG
- a CDS encoding competence/damage-inducible protein A encodes MKSAILTIGDELLGGYTLDSNGAWIGRKLMDIGIRTIWKSSMGDIKDEIVEAMALAASKADIVICTGGLGPTRDDVTLDAYCEFTGAGLEMDENYLELLRERFSRRGVDMPESNRNQGLVPDRGTLIPNLKGSARGMSCIVEGTWLCILPGVPMEMQSMMEETVLPELEKMSPHQLIITNIRTTGVMESKLHDLLEPAMEKSTVNIAFLPGFSGVDLRLTSDEESAVANLASKIYELAGKYIYAEDWITLEETVGECLREKGLTLALAESCTGGLLGDRITNVPGSSDYFAGGVVCYSDKAKINLVGVKSETLKKFGAVSEETAAEMAAGVRKAFGADIGVSITGIAGPGGGTEEKPVGLTCFGLDDGDKPFTRSVTFYRDRRFNKELSAQTALNSVRLKITGQI; translated from the coding sequence ATGAAGAGTGCCATTCTCACAATTGGTGATGAGCTGCTGGGCGGTTACACCCTTGATTCAAATGGCGCATGGATAGGGCGCAAACTTATGGATATCGGAATCAGGACTATTTGGAAATCATCGATGGGGGACATTAAAGATGAGATCGTGGAAGCGATGGCACTGGCGGCCAGCAAAGCGGACATAGTCATCTGTACGGGAGGACTAGGACCCACCAGGGATGACGTCACCTTGGACGCCTATTGTGAATTCACCGGTGCCGGCTTGGAAATGGATGAGAACTATCTGGAACTACTAAGGGAGAGGTTCTCTCGGCGTGGTGTTGATATGCCCGAATCGAACCGGAATCAGGGACTTGTGCCGGACAGAGGAACACTTATCCCCAATCTAAAGGGTTCGGCCAGAGGAATGTCGTGCATAGTGGAAGGGACCTGGCTCTGTATTTTGCCGGGTGTGCCTATGGAGATGCAATCTATGATGGAGGAGACTGTTCTACCGGAATTGGAAAAGATGTCTCCCCACCAACTGATAATTACCAATATCCGCACAACCGGTGTTATGGAATCAAAACTCCACGATCTTCTGGAACCTGCTATGGAAAAATCCACTGTGAATATTGCTTTTCTTCCGGGCTTCAGCGGTGTTGATCTTCGGCTTACCTCGGATGAAGAGTCTGCCGTTGCTAACCTGGCGTCAAAGATCTATGAGCTGGCTGGTAAGTACATTTATGCTGAAGACTGGATCACTCTTGAGGAGACGGTGGGAGAGTGCCTGAGAGAGAAAGGCCTAACTCTGGCTTTGGCCGAATCGTGCACTGGTGGTCTATTGGGGGACAGGATTACCAACGTGCCCGGCAGCTCAGACTACTTTGCCGGGGGCGTTGTCTGTTATTCCGATAAAGCGAAGATAAATTTGGTGGGCGTAAAAAGTGAAACTTTGAAAAAATTTGGTGCTGTCAGCGAGGAGACAGCGGCTGAAATGGCTGCCGGTGTCCGAAAAGCATTCGGCGCTGATATCGGTGTCTCTATAACAGGCATCGCCGGCCCCGGCGGCGGAACGGAAGAGAAGCCTGTGGGGCTGACCTGTTTTGGTCTTGATGATGGTGATAAGCCGTTTACGCGGTCTGTCACATTTTACCGAGATCGCCGGTTTAATAAAGAACTGTCAGCTCAGACAGCCCTCAATTCTGTCCGACTGAAAATAACGGGCCAGATATGA
- a CDS encoding phosphatidylglycerophosphatase A produces MRTALVHSADWLATCFRIGYLPLAPGTWGSASAVIAWRLLPEMDLFRLSLIVIVIFLVGVNASSIVSNKERDSDPSKVVIDEWVGMWIALLMIPNEWVWLGIAFLLFRVFDIIKVYPANRFERLPGGWGIMMDDVVAGLYAGVVTQAAALLL; encoded by the coding sequence GTGAGGACGGCTCTCGTCCATTCTGCTGACTGGCTCGCAACCTGTTTCCGCATCGGATATCTCCCTTTAGCTCCAGGCACTTGGGGAAGCGCCTCAGCAGTGATTGCCTGGCGCCTTTTACCAGAGATGGACCTTTTCAGGCTATCCCTGATCGTAATTGTGATCTTTCTCGTTGGCGTTAATGCTTCTTCCATCGTTTCTAATAAAGAGAGGGACAGCGATCCTTCCAAGGTAGTCATCGATGAATGGGTCGGAATGTGGATTGCCCTACTTATGATCCCGAACGAATGGGTGTGGCTCGGTATTGCATTTCTTCTGTTTCGGGTTTTTGACATCATAAAAGTATATCCTGCTAATCGTTTCGAGCGCCTCCCCGGTGGCTGGGGAATAATGATGGATGATGTGGTGGCGGGTCTCTATGCAGGAGTTGTCACACAGGCGGCGGCCCTTTTGCTATGA
- the recR gene encoding recombination protein RecR translates to MNALPESLNRLIDGFTDFPGIGKKTAERMAFYLLKSNDGWAQNLAKSIINVKELIHECPTCHNISDTSSCSICSDTKRDSSLLCVVEDTTDLVVFEKTNHFRGKYHVLGGVLSPLDGIGPEDLHFDTLLERVNGEEEVIIATNSSAEGETTALYLAKLLKDYNVKVTRLASGIPVGGELEYTDEATLVSALEGRREI, encoded by the coding sequence ATGAATGCCCTTCCCGAATCACTGAATCGATTGATAGATGGTTTCACTGATTTTCCCGGCATCGGGAAGAAAACAGCTGAGCGAATGGCTTTTTATCTATTAAAATCAAATGACGGGTGGGCACAGAATCTCGCCAAGTCCATTATTAATGTAAAAGAATTGATCCATGAATGTCCTACATGCCATAATATTTCTGATACATCTTCGTGTTCTATTTGTTCAGATACCAAACGAGATTCGTCTTTACTTTGTGTTGTTGAGGATACGACAGATTTAGTAGTTTTCGAGAAGACGAATCATTTCCGAGGAAAGTATCACGTTCTCGGCGGTGTTCTGTCTCCTCTGGATGGAATTGGTCCGGAGGACTTGCACTTCGATACATTGCTTGAAAGAGTGAACGGAGAAGAAGAAGTGATCATTGCCACAAATTCCAGCGCCGAGGGTGAAACCACCGCCCTCTATCTGGCAAAGCTCTTGAAAGATTATAACGTTAAGGTGACGCGGCTGGCCAGCGGAATTCCTGTGGGTGGAGAATTGGAATACACGGACGAAGCGACTCTGGTGAGTGCCCTAGAGGGGCGTAGAGAGATCTGA
- a CDS encoding site-specific DNA-methyltransferase codes for MVLTPVLHEEASLNPASSPNSIYCGDNLTVLQHLLEKHSNLVDMIYIDPPYNTGKNFTFRDSFKHDRYRSLPSLQDAKNADPHSLWRKFMEPRLEISKNLLSEKGLIFISIDDNEIHNLRQMMGEIYGEANFIATLVRQSGVAPRQDARHVAVQHDYVVIYAKDSKKTIVNRKLSDLKGFVHEDQHVEERGRYRLNKLDRGSIRYSESLDYPITTSGGVEVWPGGDPDDRRWTWRWSEKKVFWGVENDFIVFKESRNGKASVYYKEYEKVDNQCRPKVRTNPYSTLIRGCPNEKGNRELKALFKRRVFDYPKPVALIKHLLKMGSHKDSLILDFFAGAGSTGHAVWKLNRQDGGTRRFILAQLDEPVLDGEVAKDFPTVADITMERMRRVAKQYSESENSDNLFGFNVFRVPS; via the coding sequence ATGGTGCTGACACCTGTTCTCCATGAAGAAGCTTCTTTGAATCCAGCCTCCAGTCCTAACTCTATCTATTGTGGTGATAATCTAACTGTACTTCAACATTTACTTGAAAAGCACAGTAATCTTGTAGATATGATCTACATTGATCCTCCATACAACACCGGTAAGAACTTTACTTTCCGGGACAGTTTCAAACATGACCGGTATCGGTCACTACCATCCCTCCAAGATGCCAAGAATGCGGATCCCCACTCGCTTTGGCGGAAGTTCATGGAACCGAGGCTCGAAATATCCAAAAATCTGCTTTCTGAAAAAGGATTAATCTTTATTTCTATTGATGATAATGAAATTCATAATCTCCGTCAAATGATGGGGGAGATTTATGGTGAAGCGAATTTCATAGCCACGTTGGTGCGCCAAAGTGGTGTAGCTCCGAGACAGGATGCCCGGCATGTGGCAGTTCAGCATGATTATGTGGTGATTTATGCAAAAGATTCCAAAAAGACCATTGTGAACAGGAAACTAAGCGACCTGAAAGGTTTTGTCCATGAGGATCAGCATGTTGAAGAGAGAGGACGCTATCGGTTGAACAAATTGGACCGCGGGTCAATTAGATATTCAGAAAGTCTCGATTATCCTATCACAACTTCTGGTGGAGTTGAAGTGTGGCCGGGCGGCGATCCTGATGACAGAAGATGGACGTGGCGCTGGTCGGAGAAAAAGGTTTTCTGGGGAGTTGAGAACGACTTCATTGTTTTCAAGGAGAGCCGAAATGGTAAAGCATCTGTCTATTATAAGGAATACGAAAAAGTCGATAACCAGTGTCGACCAAAGGTGAGGACAAATCCCTATTCTACACTCATCAGAGGGTGCCCCAACGAGAAGGGAAATCGTGAGCTTAAAGCTCTCTTTAAAAGGAGGGTTTTTGACTACCCCAAACCGGTGGCTCTCATTAAGCACCTCCTTAAAATGGGCAGTCATAAAGATTCTTTGATACTCGACTTTTTCGCCGGTGCTGGAAGTACCGGTCACGCTGTCTGGAAATTGAATCGCCAAGACGGAGGAACTCGCCGGTTTATCCTGGCTCAGCTGGATGAGCCTGTGCTTGATGGAGAAGTGGCAAAGGATTTTCCAACGGTAGCGGACATCACTATGGAACGGATGAGAAGGGTTGCAAAGCAGTATAGTGAATCTGAAAATAGTGATAATCTTTTTGGTTTTAATGTATTCAGGGTGCCTTCATAA